The Osmia lignaria lignaria isolate PbOS001 chromosome 14, iyOsmLign1, whole genome shotgun sequence genome has a window encoding:
- the ND-B18 gene encoding NADH dehydrogenase (ubiquinone) B18 subunit: MGNTIYTWAHPGPYPDTDGTPTFDPLLGFPHGRKKRVMKVTEQELMAAKVPMRLRDYCAHHYLEYMECMGVHFPFFLNCEKYYHKHMHCEYEDYVLRLKEYERERRLLVRHKKKQEAIQAAAA; this comes from the exons ATGGGTAATACAATATACACCTGGGCTCATCCAGGTCCATATCCAGATACTGATGGAACGCCAACATTTGATCCACTGCTCGGATTTCCACATGGTCGTAAAAAGAGGG TTATGAAAGTAACAGAGCAAGAATTGATGGCAGCTAAAGTTCCAATGAGACTAAGAGATTATTGTGCTCATCACTATTTGGAATACATGGAATGTATGGGAGTTCATTTCCCATTTTTTCTTAATTGTGAGAAATATTACCACAAGCATATGCATTGCGAGTATGAAGA TTATGTCTTGAGGTTGAAAGAATATGAAAGAGAACGTAGATTACTTGTTAGACACAAGAAGAAGCAGGAAGCTATACAAGCAGCAGCTGCTTAG
- the U2A gene encoding small nuclear ribonucleoprotein polypeptide A'-like U2A, whose product MVKLTPDLIQQSMQYINPVKDRELDLRGYKIPTIENLGATLDQFDTIDFSDNDIRKLDGFPLLKRIKTLFFNNNRIVRIGEGLEHCIPNLETLMLTGNMIQELGDLEPLTQLKNLTNLCLLQNPVSAKPQYRQYVVYRFPQLRLLDFRKIKMKEREAAVAYFRSKRGKEMVREIAKKVKTQSSGASTDKPLTTPEERNKIREAITNATSLEEVQRLSKLLQAGHMPSEERLQNGNTMPEAMEEEDD is encoded by the exons ATGGTTAAATTAACGCCAGATTTAATACAGCAGTCTATGCAATACATTAATCCTGTAAAGGATCGTGAGTTGGATCTCAGAG GATATAAAATACCTACAATAGAAAACTTGGGTGCAACATTG GATCAGTTTGATACTATTGACTTCTCTGATAAtgatattagaaaattagatgGATTTCCTCTTTTAAAACGAATCAAAACCCTCTTCTTCAACAATAATCGCATTGTTAGAATCGGCGAGGGTTTGGAGCACTGTATACCAAATTTGGAAACCCTTATGCTAACTGGAAACATGATTCAAGAGCTTGGTGATCTGGAGCCACTGACACAACTAAAAAATTTGACAAATCTTTGTTTACTTCAAAATCCAGTTTCTGCAAAACCTCAATACAGACAGTACGTTGTATATAGGTTTCCACAATTGAGGCTTCTAGATTTCCGAAAAatcaaaatgaaagaaagagaagctGCAGTTGCTTACTTCAGAAgtaaaagaggaaaggaaatgGTTCGTGAAATAGCTAAAAAGGTTAAAACTCAGAGTTCTGGTGCATCTACAGATAAACCACTAACAACTCCAGAAGAACGTAATAAAATTAGAGAAGCTATTACAAATGCTACTTCTCTTGAAGAAGTGCAACGTCTTAGTAAATTACTTCAAGCTGGGCACATGCCTAGTGAAGAAAGATTGCAAAATG GAAATACAATGCCTGAGGCAATGGAAGAAGAGgatgattaa
- the LOC117609196 gene encoding very long chain fatty acid elongase AAEL008004 produces MAQIVRTIYDGYRDLMDNKSDPRVNDWFLMSSPFPTLGICLFYVYFVKILGPKLMENRKPFDLRRVMIFYNLFQVIFSAWLFYESVASGWGGHYSFRCQPVDYSNNPLAIRMVHGCWWYYFSKFTEFMDTIFFVLRKKNNHISTLHVIHHGCMPMSVWFGVKFTPGGHSTFFGLLNTFVHIVMYSYYLLAALGPWIQPYLWWKKYLTALQMVQFVLVMIHAFQLLFIDCNYPKAFVWWIGMHAFMFYFLFRDFYIEAYRKRKSTVQLKKKEEEERKQRENNGSVRRNDAKENGAIYANQYKMATGYISDNGLRNRVFIDNRGFKE; encoded by the exons ATGGCGCAAATTGTGCGAACAATTTACGATGGCTATCGAGACCTGATGGATAACAAGAGCGATCCGAGGGTGAACGATTGGTTCCTGATGAGCAGCCCATTCCCAACTTTGGGCATTTGCCTTTTCTACGTCTACTTCGTCAAGATTTTGGGTCCTAAACTCATGGAGAATCGCAAACCATTCGATCTCAGAAGGGTTATGATATTCTACAATCTCTTCCAGGTGATCTTCTCTGCGTGGTTGTTCTATGAG TCCGTGGCGTCTGGATGGGGAGGGCATTATTCGTTCCGTTGCCAACCGGTGGATTACTCTAACAATCCTCTGGCAATTCGAATGGTACATGGTTGCTGGTGGTACTATTTCTCGAAATTCACCGAGTTCATGGACACGATATTCTTTGTCCTAAGGAAAAAGAACAATCACATTTCCACTCTCCATGTGATCCACCATGGCTGCATGCCAATGTCGGTCTGGTTCGGCGTCAAATTCACTCCTG gcGGCCACAGCACGTTCTTCGGCCTGTTGAACACATTCGTGCACATCGTTATGTACTCGTACTACTTGTTGGCCGCTCTTGGACCATGGATCCAACCGTATCTATGGTGGAAGAAGTACCTGACCGCCCTTCAAATGGTTCAATTCGTTCTGGTGATGATTCACGCGTTCCAGCTTCTTTTCATCGATTGCAACTACCCGAAAGCGTTCGTCTGGTGGATCGGTATGCATGCCTTCATGTTCTACTTCCTGTTCCGCGACTTCTACATCGAGGCATACAGGAAGAGAAAATCTACGGTGCAgctgaagaagaaggaagaagaggagagGAAACAACGAGAAAATAATGGCTCGGTGAGACGCAACGATGCCAAAGAAAACGGCGCGATTTACGCGAACCAATACAAAATGGCCACCGGTTACATCTCCGACAACGGTCTCAGGAACCGAGTGTTTATCGACAACAGGGGCTTCAAGGAATAA